A stretch of the Arachis stenosperma cultivar V10309 chromosome 6, arast.V10309.gnm1.PFL2, whole genome shotgun sequence genome encodes the following:
- the LOC130935047 gene encoding eukaryotic translation initiation factor 3 subunit A, which translates to MTSFLKPENALKRAEELINVGQKQDALQTLHDLITSKRYRAWQKTLERIMFKYVELCVDMRKGRFAKDGLIQYRIICQQVNVSSLEEVIKHFMHLSTEKAEQARSQAQALEEALDVDDLEADKRPEDLMLSYVSGEKGKDRSDRELVTPWFKFLWETYRTVLEILRNNSKLETLYAMTAHRAFQFCKQYKRTTEFRRLCEIIRNHLANLNKYRDQRDRPDLSAPESLQLYLDTRFEQLKIATELELWQEAFRSVEDIHGLMCLVKKTPKPSLMVVYYAKLTEIFWIGSSHLYHAYAWFRLFLLQKSFNKNLSQKDLQLIASSVVLAALSVPPHDRTHGASHLELEHEKERNLRMSNLIGFNMETKPESREMLSRSSLLAELASKGVMSCVTQEVKDIYNIFEHEFLPSDLAVKVQPLLAKISKLGGKLSTASSVPEVQLSQYVPALEKLATLRLLQQVSNVYQSMKIETLSGMIPFFDFSVVEKISVDAVKQKFLSMKVDHMRNVVIFCKMSLESDGLRDHLANFAEHLNKARQMIYPAEKKPSKIGALLPTLTEVVAKEHKRLLARKSIIEKRKEEQERQLLEMEREEESKRLRVQKMNEEAEKLRVATEFEQRKNERLRQEIEEREKEETKALYEEAEKKLKNMKGKKPLIEGDKITKQTLMELTLNEQLRERQEMEKKLQKLAKTMDYLERAKREEAAPLIHAAYVKRQEEEKILHEHEQQQEIEVSRQRHEGDLKEKERLARMIGNKEIYQEKVVSRRQAEFDRLRKETEERISRILQSRKQDRERLRKWKYYLNVEEERQQKLREEEEARKREEAERRRKEEAERLAKLEEIAEKQRQRERELEEKERQRREALLGRGAEPASRPTESLARPLESGSAAPAAAAAAAAPAPGKYVPRFRREKPDGAAAPPETDRWSNSSSRPDGDRWGRGEDRRSAFGSGVGSRSSSTWSSSRNPR; encoded by the exons ATGACTTCGTTCCTGAAGCCTGAGAATGCCCTCAAAAGGGCTGAAG AATTGATCAATGTTGGGCAGAAGCAGGATGCTCTGCAGACACTGCACGACCTTATTACCTCGAAAAGGTACAGGGCATGGCAGAAGACCCTCGAAAGGATTATGTTCAAGTATGTGGAACTCTGTGTAGACATGCGCAAGGGACGGTTTGCAAAGGACGGGCTCATTCAGTACCGTATCATATGCCAGCAAGTGAATGTTAGCTCCCTGGAGGAGGTTATCAAGCACTTCATGCACCTATCCACTGAAAAAGCTGAACAAGCCCGTAGCCAGGCACAGGCATTGGAAGAAGCTCTTGATGTCGATGATTTAGAGGCTGATAAAAGGCCAGAGGACTTGATGCTGAGCTATGTCAGTGGGGAGAAAGGAAAGGACAGATCTGATCGGGAGCTTGTTACCCCTTGGTTTAAATTTCTTTGGGAAACATATAGGACTGTGCTTGAAATATTGCGCAACAACTCAAAGCTGGAAACTTTATATGCT ATGACTGCTCATCGGGCTTTTCAGTTTTGTAAGCAATATAAGCGAACCACAGAGTTCCGCAGACTATGTGAAATCATAAGAAACCATTTGGCCAACCTTAATAAGTATCGTGATCAACGTGACAGACCAGATCTTTCAGCTCCTGAGAGCTTGCAACTGTATCTGGATACAAGATTTGAGCAGCTGAAAATTGCAACAGAACTCGAACTTTGGCAG GAAGCTTTTAGATCTGTTGAAGATATACATGGACTGATGTGCTTGGTCAAGAAGACGCCGAAGCCATCTTTGATGGTTGTTTACTATGCTAAGTTGACAGAAATATTTTGGATAGGCTCAAGTCATCTATATCATGCATATGCATGGTTCAGGCTATTTTTATTGCAAAAGAGTTTCAATAAGAATCTGAGTCAGAAGGATTTGCAATTAATAGCTTCATCAGTTGTTCTGGCTGCACTTTCAGTGCCTCCTCATGATCGCACTCATGGAGCATCTCATTTGGAACTGGAAcatgaaaaggaaagaaatttgaggatgtctaatcttattgggtTTAATATGGAAACTAAACCTGAAAGCAGAGAAATG CTTTCAAGATCATCACTTCTTGCTGAACTG GCATCCAAGGGCGTGATGTCTTGTGTAACTCAGGAAGTGAAGGATATTTACAACATTTTTGAGCATGAATTCCTTCCTTCAGATCTTGCAGTAAAAGTGCAGCCCTTGTTGGCTAAAATATCAAAGTTAGGGGGTAAGCTTTCCACTGCTTCATCTGTCCCAGAGGTGCAGCTGTCTCAATATGTCCCTGCACTAGAAAAGTTAGCTACCTTGAGGTTGCTCCAGCAG GTGTCTAATGTGTACCAGAGTATGAAGATTGAGACCTTATCTGGCATGATCCcattttttgatttttctgtTGTGGAGAAGATTTCTGTTGATGCTGTTAAACAGAAGTTTCTTTCAATGAAAGTTGACCACATGAGAAATGTTGTAATTTTCTGCAAAATG AGTCTTGAGTCTGATGGCTTACGGGACCACTTGGCAAATTTTGCTGAACATTTGAATAAGGCTAGGCAGATGATTTATCCTGCTGAAAAAAAACCTTCGAAAATTGGAGCTTTGCTTCCAACTTTGACCGAGGTTGTTGCCAAGGAACATAAACGGCTTCTAGCTCGAAAATCTATTATTGAGAAGAGGAAAGAAGAACAAGAGCGGCAGCTTCTGGAAATG GAGCGTGAGGAAGAATCAAAGAGGTTAAGAGTGCAGAAAATGAACGAAGAGGCTGAAAAATTGAGAGTTGCAACTGAATTTGAGCAGAGGAAAAATGAGAGGCTCCGCCAAGAGATagaggaaagagaaaaggaagaaacTAAAGCTTTGTATGAGGAAGctgagaaaaaattaaaaaacatgaAGGGGAAAAAGCCACTTATTGAGGGG GATAAAATTACCAAGCAAACCTTGATGGAATTGACTTTGAATGAACAACTCCGAGAAAGACAGGAAATGGAGAAAAAACTCCAAAAACTGGCAAAAACCATGGATTATTTGGAAAGGGCAAAAAGGGAAGAGGCTGCTCCCTTGATTCATGCTGCATATGTAAAGCgccaagaggaagagaagatTCTTCATGAGCATGAGCAGCAG CAAGAGATTGAAGTGAGTAGACAACGTCATGAAGGAGATCTCAAGGAGAAGGAGAGGCTTGCCAGAATGATTGGCAATAAA GAGATATATCAAGAGAAAGTTGTTAGTCGACGCCAGGCTGAATTTGACAGATTGAGGAAGGAAACGGAGGAGCGGATCTCTAGGATATTACAGTCCAGGAAACAGGACAGGGAAAGGTTGAGGAAGTGGAAGTATTATCTGAATGTGGAAGAAGAGAGGCAGCAAAAGTTGCGCGAGgaggaagaagcaaggaagcGCGAAG AGGCTGAGAGGCGAAGGAAGGAGGAGGCTGAACGTTTAGCGAAATTGGAAGAGATAGCAGAGAAACAGAGGCAAAGAGAGCGGGAactggaagaaaaggaaagacaaaGAAGAGAGGCATTGTTGGGAAGAGGTGCCGAGCCAGCTTCAAGGCCTACTGAGAGTCTTGCACGCCCACTCGAGTCTGGATCTGCTGCTCCTGCTGCAGCTGCCGCTGCTGCTGCACCAGCCCCAGGGAAGTATGTCCCTAGGTTCCGCCGTGAGAAACCTGATGGTGCAGCTGCTCCTCCTGAAACAGACCGCTGGAGTAACAGTAGCAGCCGGCCAGATGGTGACAGGTGGGGTCGTGGTGAAGATCGCAGATCAGCATTTGGTTCTGGTGTGGGTTCTAGGTCATCTTCAACCTGGTCATCCTCGAGGAACCCTCGTTAA